The nucleotide sequence AGCCAAAAAATAAAACCGCCGAATCCGTAGAAAGGCTTATTTCCACGCATTTTAGCAGTTTTCCATTGTATCAATTTCGGTGTTGCGATGTTCCCTTGTATCTGTGGATGTTTTCCTGATTTTACGTTATTTGTAATCAGAAATTGTGAGGCTATATGGCATTTTGTAAATCTTGTTATCTTATAACAATTCGAGCTATTTTAGGTTTTTATCGTTTATAAAACCTTATAAAATTCAATATTTTTTGCATAATTCGCTATATTTTATAAAAATTTAATATTTTTCACAGGTTTTTATCATATGCAAAACCCAAAAAGTGTGATATGATGCATTTATCAAAAAATTATTACACATTTAAAGGAGGGAAAATATGAGCATAATTACAGAAAGCGGAATAACAGTTGCGAACATGGTCAATCTACTTAGTTCTCTTCCCAAAGGAACAGAATATCCATACATTAACGCTTCAACACATACAGTTGTTACAATCGAAGAAATCATTCAGCCCTACGGTCCTATTACTATTAAACGCTGGGACCCAACAAAAAGCGAAACTAAAAATACAGCAGAACCCCAGTCAATTTCAACTGCAATGATGAATCGTGTCGCAAATGCAATAACAAGCGGAACTCCCATTAATATTGACAGACTTTTAGGTGCGTCTTACAACACCAGATCTGCGTTAGAAACTCTTTTATGTCATACCCCACCGTTTTACTATTGTTATCCTGGAAGAATTGAATTAATTCATGGAAAAACAAAAATCAAAGCAGGACACAAACATGTGATATATTTACCGGAAACCCCTCATGACAAAGGCGTATTATGCGAAAAGAAATTAGAACACCTTGAGATTAATGAAATACCATCAAAAAACGTTGTATACAACGCTTTAGAGTTGCCTGCCCACACTCCAAAATCCGGCAGAGTAGACACAGATGAGAACAGAATCCATTCACAAATGCAAATGGCCATTTATGAAATCGGATGTAGTTTATCCCTTAAAACTTTCATCGCACAAAATGATATTGGCATACGATACAAAGGGAAAATGTTATCTGAGCATGAAAACATTGTTACGAAACTTAACGAGGTTCCCACAATAGGAGCTTTTGATGGTGCGGCCGATGCCGGAAAACTCATTGATGCAATCTGGTTAGGGAACAAAAGCATTCCCGCTGTTTTTGAAGTAGAACAATCTACAGGAGTCACTTCAGGATTAACCCGTATGTCAAATTTCAAGAAGACTCTTCCAGAATATCGTGGTATGAGATATATCATTGTTGCGCCTGACGAATACCGTGAAAAAGTAACTCGTGAAATTAACAAGCCAGAATTCGCCCATCTTCACGCATTTTATTTCCCATATTCAGCAGTCAGCGAACTGCTGGGGCTTTGCCAGGAACGCAAACTCAAAGGAGTTACTGAAGCTTTTATTGAAACTTTTTTAGATGATGTTTTTGCGAATAACTAAAAGTGAGCCTGCACCCCGGTTATGAGGTACAGGCTTCTTTTTAGTTACCGTTCAATATTCATTTCTGCTAAATAGTCATGTATTGCCCTGGCAATTCCACTTGACAACATATATGGAACACCATTTCCAATTGTTTTAAACATCGCTGTCAATGTCATATCTGGCGGCAAAACAAATGCTTCTGGAAGTGACTGAATCGCTAATGCTTCTGCTGCTGACAAACGCCTTGCATGATACGGATGAAGGTGGACTTCATTGTTGCCATAAGCTGCAGTCGGAGAATACCTCCACCTATGAAGACGCTTATAGCACTTTTTACTAACATCACCCTCTTGGTATAATTGCATTTTAGCAAGTCCGCCTCTAGGCACAAAATGATGTGATGCATTTGGGTGAGTTTCCACATGATTCCGTTCAAACCAATATTGAACTGTCAACTCTGCCGGAATGCCAGCCGGCATTGCTCTTTTTCCGCCTTCTTCAAAATTCTGATTTTCTGGCCAATGGTATGCATTGATCTTATCCATCGTGTGTACTTGGTATCTCAGCCAAGGAAAATCTAATATTTCGTTCCCTATATGTTCTTCACCTAATAACTCATTCTTAATTCCAAAAAACAAAACTCTTTCTCTATCTTGAGGCGCTCCAAATTCAAGAGCATTAGTGAGCCGTTCAGTAGTACTGTAT is from Lachnospiraceae bacterium JLR.KK002 and encodes:
- a CDS encoding DNA cytosine methyltransferase; translation: MKIFSFFSGSGFLDLGFETNGFDVAFVNEFDPEFMRAYQYARENMGIDPPEYGYYNGDVNVFLTDAERRDELSRNMEAIRVQGELVGFIGGPPCPDFSIAGKNRGREGDNGKLSLSYINLIVQRQPDFFLFENVKGLWSTKRHRAFFDELKEMIHSAGYSTTERLTNALEFGAPQDRERVLFFGIKNELLGEEHIGNEILDFPWLRYQVHTMDKINAYHWPENQNFEEGGKRAMPAGIPAELTVQYWFERNHVETHPNASHHFVPRGGLAKMQLYQEGDVSKKCYKRLHRWRYSPTAAYGNNEVHLHPYHARRLSAAEALAIQSLPEAFVLPPDMTLTAMFKTIGNGVPYMLSSGIARAIHDYLAEMNIER